A single region of the Arthrobacter sp. zg-Y20 genome encodes:
- a CDS encoding glycoside hydrolase family 3 C-terminal domain-containing protein, with translation MPIPAAGPLGDYPRTSVPGPLPGPAASLPIEEKLLLLSGETFWTTAAAPAAGIRSLVLSDGPHGIRRARSETEAGIGDSLPATCFPAECLTACSWDPELLALLGTATAREAAAARVDVVLGPGLNIKRTPLCGRNFEYFSEDPLLAGLLGAAWIRAVQAVGVGACPKHFAANNQEAERMRIDAAVDERTLREIYLRAFETVVRSARPWTLMAAYNKVNGIHAAENAWLLDTVLRGEWGFDGLVMSDWGAVTDRAAALAAGLDLEMPASNGLGTAELQAGLDAGTISRDMVDTAVARLVQLGAHTAGPVREPVDPAAHHQLARRAAAESMVLLKNDGGILPFSPDLRLAVVGELARTPRYQGAGSSQVTPTQVSIPLDVLAERTAAAVFAPGYRLDGTPDEALVAEAETAAAAADAVVFFLGLPEDRESEGFDRPDLGLPASQLDTLRAVQAANPWTVVVLFNGGAVETEWSERVPAVLEAWLPGQACGEAVADVLLGDVNPSGKLAETFPHRIEDTPAFGNYPGEAGTVRYGEGLLVGYRWYDARAVAPAYCFGHGLSYTSFAYSSLTVRTTDSEAGPLLTVELTVTNAGARAGAEVVQVYSGAPAPASGTAPRQLRAFSKVFLEAGASDTVLFTLPLTALARYDTAAHHWVTDAGECRIDVGSSSRDIRLTGTVELPGAGSTGERHPLTLNSTVSEWLADPQGRQLLGGMGGAGAGDAGPSGLAGALAMMGSLPLRRLARFPGSPLTPEVLASLEQALASGR, from the coding sequence ATGCCAATCCCCGCAGCCGGACCGCTCGGCGACTATCCCCGCACATCCGTACCCGGGCCACTGCCCGGACCTGCGGCGTCCCTGCCCATCGAGGAGAAACTCCTGCTGCTCTCCGGGGAAACCTTTTGGACAACGGCAGCTGCCCCGGCTGCGGGCATCCGTTCCCTGGTGCTCTCCGACGGCCCGCACGGAATCCGCCGTGCCCGCAGCGAGACGGAAGCCGGGATTGGTGATTCCCTGCCCGCCACCTGTTTCCCTGCCGAGTGCCTCACGGCCTGTTCCTGGGATCCGGAGCTGCTGGCGCTGCTGGGCACGGCGACGGCGCGGGAGGCGGCAGCTGCCCGGGTGGACGTGGTCCTGGGTCCGGGGCTGAACATCAAACGCACGCCGCTGTGCGGACGCAACTTCGAGTACTTTTCCGAAGACCCCCTGCTGGCCGGGCTGCTCGGTGCGGCTTGGATCCGTGCGGTGCAGGCCGTGGGAGTGGGCGCCTGCCCCAAGCATTTCGCCGCCAACAACCAGGAAGCGGAGCGGATGCGGATCGACGCGGCAGTGGATGAGCGCACCCTGCGTGAGATCTACCTGCGCGCCTTCGAAACAGTAGTACGCAGTGCCCGACCATGGACCCTGATGGCCGCGTACAACAAGGTCAACGGCATCCACGCCGCGGAGAACGCCTGGCTGCTGGACACGGTGCTGCGCGGCGAGTGGGGTTTTGACGGTCTGGTGATGTCGGACTGGGGCGCCGTCACCGACCGAGCTGCGGCGCTCGCTGCCGGCCTGGATCTGGAGATGCCGGCCAGCAACGGGTTGGGAACAGCCGAACTGCAGGCCGGCCTTGACGCCGGGACGATAAGCCGGGACATGGTGGACACCGCCGTGGCACGGCTGGTGCAGCTGGGCGCACACACCGCTGGACCAGTGCGTGAACCGGTGGATCCGGCAGCACACCACCAGCTCGCCCGCCGGGCCGCGGCGGAGTCCATGGTGTTGTTGAAGAACGACGGCGGGATCCTCCCCTTCTCCCCGGACCTCCGGCTGGCGGTGGTGGGCGAACTGGCCCGGACTCCGCGTTACCAGGGCGCAGGGTCCTCGCAGGTCACGCCCACGCAGGTCAGCATTCCCCTGGATGTCCTGGCCGAACGGACAGCGGCAGCGGTGTTCGCGCCCGGGTACCGGCTGGACGGGACACCGGACGAGGCGCTGGTGGCCGAAGCCGAAACGGCCGCGGCCGCGGCCGATGCGGTGGTGTTTTTCCTCGGCCTGCCCGAGGACCGGGAGTCGGAGGGCTTTGACCGTCCGGACCTCGGCCTGCCAGCCAGCCAACTGGACACCCTGCGGGCAGTTCAGGCGGCGAACCCCTGGACGGTGGTGGTGCTGTTCAACGGAGGCGCAGTCGAAACCGAATGGAGCGAGCGGGTACCAGCGGTGCTGGAGGCATGGCTTCCGGGCCAGGCCTGCGGTGAAGCAGTGGCGGATGTACTGCTGGGGGACGTGAACCCCTCCGGGAAACTGGCGGAAACCTTTCCGCACCGGATCGAGGACACTCCCGCCTTTGGCAATTACCCCGGCGAGGCCGGCACCGTGCGTTACGGCGAAGGCCTGCTCGTGGGTTACCGCTGGTACGACGCCCGCGCCGTGGCACCGGCATACTGCTTCGGCCACGGGCTGTCCTACACCAGCTTCGCCTACAGTTCCCTCACGGTGCGGACCACCGATTCGGAAGCCGGACCGCTGCTCACGGTGGAACTCACGGTTACCAACGCCGGGGCGCGGGCCGGGGCCGAGGTGGTGCAGGTGTACTCCGGCGCTCCGGCTCCTGCATCTGGAACCGCGCCGCGGCAGCTGCGGGCCTTCAGCAAGGTGTTCCTGGAAGCGGGGGCGTCCGATACGGTGCTTTTCACCTTGCCGCTGACGGCCCTGGCACGATATGACACTGCCGCTCACCACTGGGTCACCGACGCCGGAGAATGCCGGATCGACGTCGGCTCCTCCTCGCGGGATATCCGGCTGACCGGCACCGTGGAGCTGCCCGGTGCCGGCAGTACCGGGGAACGGCACCCGCTCACGCTGAACTCGACAGTGTCGGAGTGGTTGGCGGATCCGCAGGGCCGCCAGCTGCTGGGCGGAATGGGCGGGGCGGGCGCCGGGGACGCCGGTCCTTCCGGGCTCGCCGGTGCGCTGGCGATGATGGGTTCGCTCCCGCTGCGGCGGCTGGCCCGGTTTCCGGGCAGCCCGCTGACGCCGGAGGTGCTCGCCAGTTTGGAGCAGGCACTGGCGTCGGGCCGATAG
- a CDS encoding AarF/ABC1/UbiB kinase family protein encodes MISHLDRYRQIAEILSRNGLGFLVSAMGLEGRLPFRRQQPPNEGRQRRTRPEYLRTALEELGPTYVKIGQLLSTRPDLLPPEYQEELAKLQDDAVPVPWPRIHEELRQELDADPLEVFASFNTSVMASASIGQVYAASLRDGTQVVVKVRRPGIAEEVAQDLEILQNLANTASKHWEAARDYDVTGLMEEFASTLRGELDYLQEGRNADRFQLNFENNAAITIPVIYWDYTTSRVLTMERISGTKVTDTAALDAAGIDRPALARAATACEMQMVFDDGFFHADPHPGNLFVEPGGSVGLIDFGMVGEVDERLRNQLSGLFVGIVRQDPERMANALVRINASGVRVDRVKLRMDLGPLIRMYSGKDLHTAPVGNIITTGLGILRTHHIQLPREMALLLRMLIMTEGMGEVLDPDFRLGPVLGPYARRMARQQLNPVNYARRLGRAGTEVLELGAELPDQVRRLLNTLDFEGMEVHIRAEELLPLVIRLERVGNRMVAAIFASAFIRGVGELALGDSSRWKSWQAPLMSAGLASTGALGGYIAWTSRRTRLRGL; translated from the coding sequence ATGATTAGCCATCTGGACCGGTACCGGCAGATCGCCGAGATACTCTCCCGGAACGGTTTGGGGTTCCTGGTGTCTGCCATGGGATTGGAAGGCCGGCTCCCGTTCCGCCGGCAGCAGCCTCCAAATGAGGGCAGGCAGCGCCGGACCCGCCCGGAATACCTGCGCACCGCCTTGGAGGAACTGGGGCCCACCTACGTGAAGATAGGCCAGTTGCTCTCCACCCGCCCGGACCTGCTGCCGCCGGAGTACCAGGAGGAGCTCGCCAAACTGCAGGACGACGCCGTGCCGGTGCCGTGGCCGCGGATCCACGAGGAACTGCGGCAGGAGCTGGACGCGGACCCCCTGGAAGTTTTCGCGTCCTTTAACACCAGCGTCATGGCCAGTGCCTCCATCGGCCAGGTGTATGCCGCCTCCCTTCGGGACGGCACGCAGGTAGTGGTCAAAGTACGCCGGCCGGGAATCGCCGAGGAGGTGGCCCAGGACCTTGAGATCCTGCAGAACCTGGCGAATACGGCGAGCAAGCACTGGGAAGCCGCGCGCGACTATGACGTCACCGGGCTGATGGAGGAGTTCGCCTCCACCCTGCGCGGAGAACTGGACTACCTGCAGGAAGGACGCAACGCGGACCGGTTCCAGTTGAACTTCGAGAACAACGCGGCCATCACCATCCCGGTCATCTACTGGGACTACACCACCTCACGGGTGCTGACCATGGAGCGCATCAGCGGGACAAAGGTCACCGACACGGCCGCACTCGACGCAGCTGGCATAGACCGCCCGGCGCTCGCCCGCGCAGCTACTGCATGTGAGATGCAGATGGTTTTCGACGACGGTTTCTTCCATGCCGATCCGCATCCCGGGAACCTGTTCGTGGAGCCCGGCGGCAGTGTTGGATTGATCGACTTCGGCATGGTGGGGGAGGTGGATGAACGGCTGAGGAACCAGTTGTCCGGCCTGTTCGTGGGGATTGTCCGCCAGGATCCGGAACGAATGGCCAACGCGCTGGTGCGCATCAATGCCTCCGGGGTCCGGGTGGACCGGGTCAAGCTGCGGATGGACCTGGGTCCGCTGATCCGGATGTATTCGGGAAAGGACCTGCACACCGCACCGGTGGGCAACATCATCACCACCGGGCTGGGCATCCTGCGCACGCACCACATCCAGCTGCCCCGGGAAATGGCGCTCTTGCTGCGCATGCTGATCATGACCGAGGGGATGGGCGAAGTGCTGGACCCGGACTTCCGGCTGGGCCCGGTCCTGGGGCCGTATGCCCGGCGGATGGCCCGGCAGCAGCTGAACCCGGTGAACTACGCCCGGCGGCTGGGCCGGGCGGGTACAGAGGTCCTGGAACTGGGCGCAGAGCTGCCGGACCAGGTCCGCCGGCTGCTAAACACCCTGGACTTCGAGGGGATGGAGGTCCACATCCGGGCGGAGGAGCTGCTGCCGCTGGTGATCCGGCTGGAGCGCGTGGGCAACCGCATGGTCGCAGCCATTTTCGCCTCCGCCTTTATCCGCGGCGTGGGCGAGCTGGCCCTGGGGGATTCCTCCCGCTGGAAGTCCTGGCAGGCACCGCTGATGAGCGCAGGGCTGGCGTCCACGGGTGCGCTCGGCGGGTACATTGCCTGGACCTCCCGCCGGACGCGGCTCCGCGGCCTGTAG
- a CDS encoding MFS transporter, with product MDASAPAGSAPGKTPRKAATASFMGSAVEYYDFFIFGSAAALIFPRVFFPDADAQASVMSLATFGFAYVARPVGAVILGHFGDRVGRQRVLMFTLLLMGGSTFLIGCLPDFGTIGWWAPILLVFCRLMQGLSAAGEQAGASSMTLEHAPDNRRSFFTSWTLTGTQGGQILAAMVFIPVVSLPDDIKYSIGWRIPFWLSAVVVIVTYFIRRSLHETPTFTEAKERNELAKLPVGVLLQNHWRDVLRVICCAFIAAVSTVYGTLAIKYGTEVGDVDENITLWLVVAGNAVALLTQPLFGRVADRIGRRPVFIYGAVSSAVIMPFYLLSMESGNTLLQFALSIAVFSCGYAAANAVWPSFYGEMFSANVRFSGLAIGTQLGFLMAGFAPSIVAALGGLDPGGWLVTSGFTAVICLIAAVSAFTARETAHVPTAKLGEVPAADPARPARVKPVIP from the coding sequence ATGGACGCATCCGCCCCCGCCGGATCAGCACCGGGCAAGACCCCGCGCAAAGCCGCGACTGCCAGCTTTATGGGCAGCGCCGTCGAGTATTACGACTTCTTCATTTTCGGCTCAGCTGCCGCCCTGATTTTTCCCCGCGTGTTTTTCCCGGACGCTGACGCCCAGGCGAGCGTGATGTCGCTCGCCACCTTCGGCTTCGCCTACGTGGCGCGCCCGGTGGGCGCCGTCATCCTGGGCCACTTCGGTGACCGGGTGGGACGCCAGCGCGTGCTGATGTTCACGCTGCTGCTCATGGGCGGTTCGACGTTCCTGATCGGCTGCCTGCCGGACTTTGGCACCATCGGCTGGTGGGCGCCGATCCTGCTGGTTTTCTGCCGCCTGATGCAGGGGCTGTCGGCCGCCGGCGAGCAGGCCGGCGCCAGCTCCATGACCCTGGAACACGCACCGGACAACCGCCGCTCCTTCTTTACCTCCTGGACCCTCACCGGTACCCAGGGTGGCCAGATCCTTGCCGCCATGGTCTTTATCCCCGTTGTCTCGCTGCCCGATGACATCAAATACAGCATCGGCTGGCGCATTCCGTTCTGGCTCAGCGCCGTGGTGGTAATAGTTACGTACTTCATCCGCCGGTCGCTGCACGAAACCCCTACGTTTACCGAAGCCAAGGAACGCAACGAACTTGCCAAGCTGCCGGTGGGCGTACTGCTGCAGAACCACTGGCGCGATGTCCTTCGGGTCATCTGCTGCGCCTTCATTGCTGCGGTGTCCACGGTGTACGGCACCCTCGCCATCAAGTACGGCACGGAAGTGGGCGACGTCGACGAGAACATCACGCTGTGGCTGGTGGTGGCCGGCAACGCCGTCGCCCTGCTGACACAGCCGCTCTTCGGCCGGGTGGCCGACCGGATCGGCCGCCGGCCCGTCTTTATCTATGGCGCCGTGTCCAGTGCGGTGATTATGCCCTTCTACCTGCTGTCCATGGAGTCGGGGAACACGCTGCTGCAGTTTGCCCTGTCCATCGCGGTGTTCTCCTGCGGCTACGCCGCGGCCAATGCCGTGTGGCCTTCCTTCTACGGCGAAATGTTCAGCGCCAACGTGCGTTTCTCCGGGCTGGCCATCGGCACCCAGCTCGGCTTCCTGATGGCTGGCTTTGCGCCGTCCATCGTTGCGGCGCTCGGCGGCCTGGACCCGGGCGGTTGGCTGGTGACCAGCGGTTTCACTGCGGTGATCTGCCTCATCGCAGCCGTCTCGGCCTTCACTGCAAGGGAGACCGCACACGTTCCGACGGCGAAGCTTGGCGAGGTTCCTGCGGCAGATCCCGCCCGCCCCGCCAGGGTGAAGCCCGTGATTCCCTGA
- a CDS encoding shikimate dehydrogenase — protein sequence MSGTNETFIVGLIGEGITASLTPPMHEREAAHQGLRYIYRPIDLLTLGRPGTDVGEVLRWGRDLGFNAFNVTHPCKQLVLAELDDVSDDAARLGAVNTVLIRNSRFIGHNTDFSGFGSALADGLPDAELDSAVQLGAGGAGAAVAYALLSAGTRRLTILDLEPTRAADRAAALTHLFPGRQITSGTPGDLPAALPGADGLVHATPLGMHSHPGLAVDLDLLDSSQWVADVVYRPVDTELVRGARAKGCRVLDGGRMAVGQAVDAFELITGIRPDPVRMHAHLTELISQGR from the coding sequence ATGAGCGGCACCAATGAAACATTCATTGTCGGACTGATCGGTGAAGGCATCACCGCCTCGCTCACGCCGCCCATGCATGAGCGCGAAGCCGCCCACCAGGGACTGCGCTATATCTACCGCCCCATCGACCTCCTGACGCTGGGGCGGCCCGGCACCGATGTCGGCGAGGTGCTGCGTTGGGGCCGGGACCTGGGCTTCAACGCCTTCAATGTCACCCATCCCTGCAAGCAGCTGGTCCTGGCCGAGCTGGATGACGTCTCCGACGACGCCGCCCGGCTGGGCGCCGTCAATACCGTGCTGATTCGGAACAGCCGGTTCATCGGGCACAACACCGATTTCTCCGGTTTCGGCAGTGCCCTGGCGGATGGCCTGCCGGACGCCGAGCTGGACTCGGCAGTGCAGCTGGGCGCCGGCGGCGCCGGCGCCGCCGTGGCCTACGCACTGCTGAGCGCCGGAACCCGCCGGCTCACCATCCTGGACCTGGAGCCGACACGGGCCGCGGACCGGGCAGCGGCCCTCACACATCTGTTTCCCGGCCGGCAGATCACCTCCGGCACGCCCGGGGACCTGCCCGCCGCGCTCCCCGGGGCGGACGGACTGGTGCACGCCACTCCGCTGGGAATGCACTCCCATCCCGGCCTCGCCGTCGACCTGGACCTGCTGGACTCCTCCCAGTGGGTGGCGGACGTGGTCTACCGCCCGGTGGACACGGAACTCGTCCGCGGCGCACGGGCCAAGGGCTGCCGGGTACTGGACGGCGGCCGGATGGCCGTGGGGCAGGCCGTGGACGCGTTCGAACTCATCACAGGCATCCGGCCGGACCCCGTCCGGATGCACGCCCATCTGACGGAACTCATCAGCCAGGGCCGCTGA
- a CDS encoding sugar phosphate isomerase/epimerase and 4-hydroxyphenylpyruvate domain-containing protein yields MRTSIATVCLSGSLEAKMRACAAAGFDGVEIFEPDLVVSPSTPEQIRALAGSLGLSLDLYQPFRDFEGVGGEELAANMVRARAKFELMNRLGIETMLLCSNAGTATVNDDAVAAGQLSRLGDLAAGYGVKVAYEALAWGRYVNDFEHAQRIVDLARHPNIGTCLDSFHILSRGWDPGAIEKIPAEKIFFVQLADAPKLSLDVLSWSRHYRVFPGQGAFDLVGFMAHLVRTGYDGPVSLEIFNDVFRQTAEERTAVDAMRSLTLLQERTAARLAADDSAARYPMSLAALPPVAEPSGFSFAEVKAEHPETVSSLLRQLGFEFGGRHRTKHAQLWTQGQARVIINGASALEPGISALGLDVQDPLAAASRAVQLRTRRVPRETQADEQVLQAVYAPDGTEVFLCEATADGTAAWAGEFSREPGTGTGTEPLVTAIDHINLSQPWQHFDEAVLFYEATLSLSAAAAQEVPSPMGLVRSQVMRSTAGGVRLALNIAPLAVESEPGGYPQHIAFACTDLVAVARQAAGRGLRFLPVPANYYEDLAARFRLEPDFLAALQELNLLYDRDGDGEFLHFYTATVGNVFFEVVERRGRYDGYGAPNAPVRLASQYLAAEGTLARKDG; encoded by the coding sequence ATGCGCACCTCTATCGCCACCGTCTGCCTCAGCGGCAGCCTCGAAGCGAAAATGCGGGCCTGCGCTGCGGCCGGCTTTGACGGCGTCGAAATCTTCGAACCGGACCTGGTGGTTTCTCCCTCCACCCCGGAACAGATCCGCGCGCTGGCCGGCAGCCTCGGCCTCAGCCTGGACCTCTACCAGCCCTTCCGCGATTTCGAGGGCGTGGGTGGTGAGGAACTGGCGGCGAACATGGTGCGGGCCCGGGCCAAGTTCGAGCTGATGAACCGGCTGGGTATTGAGACCATGCTGCTGTGCAGCAACGCGGGCACGGCAACCGTTAACGACGACGCGGTGGCTGCCGGCCAGTTAAGCCGCCTCGGAGACCTTGCCGCCGGGTACGGTGTGAAGGTGGCCTATGAGGCCCTGGCCTGGGGCCGCTACGTCAACGATTTCGAGCACGCCCAGCGCATAGTGGATTTGGCCCGGCATCCGAACATCGGCACCTGCCTGGACAGCTTCCACATCCTCTCCCGCGGCTGGGACCCGGGAGCCATCGAAAAAATCCCGGCAGAGAAGATCTTCTTCGTCCAGCTGGCAGACGCCCCCAAACTGTCCCTGGACGTCCTGTCCTGGAGCCGGCACTACCGGGTTTTCCCCGGCCAGGGCGCTTTTGACCTGGTGGGCTTTATGGCGCATCTGGTCCGCACCGGCTACGACGGACCGGTCTCGCTGGAGATCTTCAATGACGTGTTCCGGCAGACGGCCGAGGAACGCACCGCCGTGGACGCCATGCGTTCGCTGACCTTGCTTCAGGAACGCACCGCCGCCCGTCTGGCTGCGGACGACAGCGCGGCACGCTATCCGATGTCCCTGGCGGCCCTGCCGCCGGTGGCCGAACCCAGCGGCTTCAGCTTCGCCGAGGTCAAGGCGGAGCACCCGGAGACCGTATCCAGCTTGCTCCGTCAGCTCGGCTTCGAATTCGGCGGCCGGCACCGAACCAAACACGCGCAGCTGTGGACCCAGGGCCAGGCGAGGGTCATCATCAACGGTGCCAGCGCCCTGGAACCGGGCATCTCCGCCCTCGGCCTGGACGTGCAGGATCCGCTGGCCGCCGCCTCGCGTGCCGTGCAGCTGCGCACCCGACGGGTGCCGCGCGAAACCCAGGCGGATGAGCAGGTGCTCCAGGCCGTGTACGCGCCCGACGGCACGGAAGTCTTCCTCTGCGAGGCCACCGCGGACGGTACGGCCGCCTGGGCGGGGGAGTTCAGCCGCGAACCGGGCACCGGCACCGGGACAGAACCGCTGGTCACCGCCATCGACCACATCAACCTGTCCCAGCCGTGGCAGCATTTTGACGAAGCCGTACTTTTCTACGAAGCCACCCTTTCCCTCTCGGCTGCCGCTGCGCAGGAGGTCCCGAGCCCGATGGGCCTGGTCCGGAGCCAGGTGATGCGCAGCACCGCCGGCGGGGTGCGGCTGGCCCTGAACATCGCCCCGCTCGCGGTCGAGTCCGAACCGGGCGGCTATCCCCAGCACATCGCATTCGCCTGCACCGACCTGGTCGCTGTTGCGCGGCAGGCCGCCGGCAGGGGATTGCGGTTCCTTCCCGTACCGGCGAACTACTATGAGGACCTCGCTGCCCGGTTCCGGCTGGAGCCGGACTTCCTGGCCGCGCTGCAGGAATTGAACCTGCTGTACGACCGAGACGGCGACGGCGAGTTCCTGCACTTCTACACGGCCACCGTGGGGAACGTGTTCTTCGAGGTGGTGGAGCGGCGGGGCCGTTATGACGGCTACGGCGCACCCAACGCTCCGGTCCGGCTGGCGTCGCAGTATTTGGCGGCCGAAGGCACGCTTGCACGGAAGGACGGCTGA
- a CDS encoding IclR family transcriptional regulator C-terminal domain-containing protein yields MEDGYYVKSVEKAFAVLGAFSKDVPEHTVSSAAAAAGTSRAAARRFLLTLRDLGYLGYDGTAFRLAPRTLDIGASFLSHLSLPHAAEPHLKQLSADLGETTSLCILDGGDVVYVSRITSPRLVRVAVNVGTRFPAWATSMGRVLLAALPEAEQEEYFAAVQLMQYTAGTVGSVAELQHAVRRAGTEGFSRVADELENGLRGVAVPVRGADGSVVAAANVSLQLHSSPEERIEETVLPHLRAAADRISRDLGGRA; encoded by the coding sequence ATGGAGGACGGCTACTACGTCAAGTCTGTGGAGAAGGCCTTCGCCGTGCTCGGCGCCTTCAGCAAGGACGTCCCGGAACATACGGTCAGTTCGGCTGCGGCTGCGGCCGGCACCAGCCGGGCAGCGGCCCGGCGGTTCCTGCTGACCCTGCGGGACCTGGGGTATCTGGGCTATGACGGCACCGCTTTCCGGCTCGCTCCTCGGACCCTGGACATCGGCGCCTCCTTCCTGTCCCATCTTTCGCTGCCGCACGCCGCCGAACCGCACCTAAAGCAGCTGTCCGCAGATCTGGGCGAGACGACCTCGCTGTGCATCCTGGACGGCGGCGATGTCGTTTATGTTTCGCGGATCACTTCGCCGCGGTTGGTGCGGGTGGCGGTCAACGTTGGCACGCGTTTCCCGGCCTGGGCCACCTCCATGGGACGGGTGCTGCTGGCCGCACTGCCGGAAGCCGAGCAGGAGGAGTACTTCGCTGCGGTCCAGCTCATGCAGTACACGGCCGGCACGGTCGGCAGCGTTGCGGAACTGCAGCACGCAGTGCGGCGCGCGGGAACCGAAGGGTTCTCGCGCGTCGCGGACGAACTGGAAAACGGTCTGCGGGGCGTGGCGGTGCCGGTCCGCGGGGCCGACGGTTCAGTGGTCGCCGCAGCGAACGTGTCCCTGCAGCTCCACAGTTCCCCGGAGGAACGCATCGAAGAAACCGTGCTGCCGCACCTGCGGGCCGCCGCGGACCGGATCAGCAGGGACCTCGGCGGCCGCGCCTAG
- the glsA gene encoding glutaminase A, which produces MKLDATAIADAVKTAYADHKDDAGGKNASYIPYLASVDPDLFGVCVMTADGQLFEAGDTGFEFALESISKVFSMAWAMEAVGLETFQEKVGADPTGEPFNSVISVALHGDTPVSPLVNAGAMSTVSLIPGDNAEDRWEAILQVQSAFAGRKIKLSDEVNESEQSTNFHNRAIAWLLYSGGTMYSDPMQACDVYTRQCSTLVTARDLAAMGATIANRGENPLTGDRVVQAAHVPAMLAEMTMEGLYTKSGDWAYTVGLPGKSGVGGGIMAVMPGKLAIAGFAPPLDPAGNSVKAQAAVAQVAKALGLSIYKASEYSD; this is translated from the coding sequence ATGAAACTCGACGCAACGGCCATAGCGGACGCGGTCAAAACCGCGTATGCGGACCACAAGGATGACGCCGGCGGGAAGAACGCCAGCTATATCCCGTATCTCGCCTCGGTGGACCCTGACCTTTTCGGCGTCTGTGTGATGACGGCGGACGGGCAGCTGTTCGAGGCCGGTGACACCGGCTTCGAGTTCGCCCTTGAGTCCATCTCCAAGGTGTTCTCCATGGCCTGGGCAATGGAAGCGGTGGGCCTGGAAACCTTCCAGGAGAAAGTGGGCGCGGATCCCACCGGGGAACCGTTCAACTCGGTGATCTCGGTGGCGTTGCACGGCGACACCCCGGTCTCCCCGCTGGTGAACGCCGGAGCCATGTCCACCGTGTCGCTGATTCCCGGAGACAACGCCGAGGACCGCTGGGAAGCCATCCTGCAGGTCCAGAGCGCGTTCGCCGGGCGGAAGATCAAGCTGAGCGACGAGGTGAACGAGTCGGAGCAGTCCACCAACTTCCACAACCGGGCCATTGCCTGGCTGCTGTATTCGGGCGGCACCATGTACTCGGACCCCATGCAGGCCTGTGATGTCTATACCCGGCAGTGCTCCACCCTGGTGACTGCCCGGGACCTGGCCGCGATGGGCGCCACCATCGCCAACCGCGGTGAGAACCCTTTGACCGGGGACCGGGTGGTACAGGCGGCCCATGTGCCGGCCATGCTGGCGGAAATGACCATGGAAGGCCTGTACACAAAATCCGGGGACTGGGCCTACACAGTGGGTCTGCCTGGCAAGTCCGGCGTAGGCGGAGGCATCATGGCAGTGATGCCCGGCAAACTTGCCATTGCCGGTTTCGCCCCGCCGCTGGACCCGGCCGGCAACAGCGTGAAGGCCCAGGCCGCGGTGGCGCAGGTGGCCAAGGCACTGGGGCTGAGCATCTACAAGGCCAGCGAATACAGCGACTGA